In the Triticum aestivum cultivar Chinese Spring chromosome 2B, IWGSC CS RefSeq v2.1, whole genome shotgun sequence genome, GGACCAAAGCTAAGAAACTGAGTAAATAATTATGTGAATAAATCGCCCAATGCTTCCTTTTGTCCAGGTAACAAACAAAATAAATGTATCTTGGGAACAACAAAGTGGTCTTTAAAAAGCTGTAAATCCATTTAGTACTGCCCTGAAGAATGGTCACGAGGTAATCCAAAAGTACCTTCCTTTTGGAGTACTAGTGCTGGTCATAAGCAGTGGAACACGAGAAATGGGGGGAGGCCTAACAAACTACTGCCGGCAGAACCAAGTGCTATAACTAAATAATATGGGAGCACTGATGTGTAAATTGAAAGTCTTTTGCATGAACTTTCATAGAAAATTATAACCCTTTGTTCTCACCAAGCTCTAGCTTCTAGGTAGTCAAGTAGAACACCATGGCCTAAATTACAATGTTAGGCACATGACTGCTAAGCAATTAACCCAACGCTACCAGGTACTACAGAGTGACTCCCTCAGTCCATCCCTCTCTCTCAACAAGACCAAGCAGTAGGTACAACATCCCAGGCATGAAGATAACAAATATTTATTCAGTGTTAACACCAAATGACTTCAACAGAAGAATTTTGAACTAAAATAACCTTAGCTGCTGAGGAATCACAATCAATGGAGGCAAGCTTAGACAACCAAGTATAGGAGGTTATTACACCGTTCAGTACTTACGGGCACTATCATGGCAATAGTGTGTAAAAGTGTACAAACTGACCCTTTTCCGATAATGAAATGAGAAAACAAGATGTGATATGAAGACTGGATGCTTGTAAAGCTTTTAAAATCATTATCCATTTCAAATAGTTGAGATACGAAGGAGGTTGGATGAGAAATCTGCCTACATTGCTCGACGCccttaaggcctcctttggttcataggataggaatatcataggaataggaaaatcataggaagtgagatgagaTGCATCTCAATTTCATAaggaaagagatgtcatttgatgcataggataggagtttttacattgagtctaggctaatgttccttttcctttgaaatgtgaaggattggTTCTTATTCTACATatgaataggaatccattcctacaaaccaaaggctCCAAAGAAATttttcctacaagattcctattctctagaattcctacaaaattcctgtaaaccaaagaaGGCCCAAGTCTTAAACTAGTTGCTGATGCAGATTGGCAAGTATCCCTGAGGGTAACGAGAATTTGATGTATGTACAGTTTACCACAGTCCATAAAATTTTAAAGGAAAAATAAACCTTGAAGGTAATCTACGAAGTTGAACAGAAGTGTATTAACCCGTTTCACATCTATAGGAATGTATCTACGATATGGAGCAGCAGCACTAAGGCTACCTTTCGAGCAGTGTGAGTTCTGATTGGAGTTGAGTGACTCTTTCCTTTGCATCTTCGAGGGGCATCGAGAAACCTAATTTATACTCACTATCCTGAAGTCGTTCCCTTATTTCCTTATCCTGTAAAAATAAGTCAGAAAAAGGCACAGCTGGTTAAACAGGAGCCTTTGGTTTTACACCGGCCAGCAGGGTCAGTTATAATATAACTGACCCTTTTCTAGAGAATAGTTTTAATATAACTGACCCTTTTCTCAGCACATTGTTTGTATAGCACAATTTCGTCTTGACAAAATGGCTCAATATCATTGATTTGCAAGCCTGGACAGCAGAAATAGGATTCATTTTCTCCATACTTGTTTACATATGGAAAACGACAAAACATATAGAGATGTCAGAGTAAACAGTTACTCACATAGGAAAAGATTCTTCAGGATACCATCACAAAGCTCAACACCTTCAAGGACATGGGATGCAATCTCTTTCGGTACGACAGGGGAAGGTGGCCCACGCATAAGATCATCACCGACGAGAATGGTCTCTTCCATCGTTTCTTGTCGATCGACTGTTGACAAAAATAGGCATTCCCCacaaaagaagaaaatgaaaaatagGCAGGAGCACAACTAGTAGCAAACTGAAGAAATGAGAATCTAATTCTCGCACAAATAAGCGCAAGTGCATCCTTTTATTACTCACAGATTTTCAATCTTTCCATTTACTATTGTTTCCAGAAATGAAAAACGCAATTCAATGTGCTGAGACAAAATGTGGACGCAGTTCCCTCTTCTTTTCTCGTTGAGCAATGAAGCATTACTAGGATGCAGCTATAACACCAACGTCCCTGGATTTGTGGTTCCTACCTCCAAGATCAACTAGGCTCACCTCGAAGATAAACATGCCACAAGGGCGCCAATCAAGAAATCATCCCAGGCCTACTAAACATATTACTAAATGCTTATTTGTATTAAACCACGATCCACCACTAAAACTGACACGAGTTATGCACGGCGAGTAACAATAACATAAAGTAATGGGTGGGAGAGGCAGTACGCGCATACCATCCATGGTGACCTAGCAACTTTTCACACCGGCCAGAAGCCTGAAGCAGCTAATGCTGACCAACTTCCTGCAGCCAACCAAGAGGAAAAAGGAACAGTTAGGCTTGTTTCACTCTGCGGGAAGGGAAGCGAAGCAGCAGATATGCCTATCAGCTCCAGCGGTTGCTGGTGAAATAGATCAGAGACGGTGGCGTCGTCGGCTGAGGGGTCCGCTGTCGGAGTTGGCCGTCCGCCTCAAGCGCCACTCTCACCCAGCCTTGTACGTCGCCGCGAGCTCCCACTGCACAGACCAATCAGCATCCACAGCCACCATTCCATCAAACACCTCACGTGCACGAACACACATGTCCCAAATTGGGGCAAAATCATCTCAGCCAAACCAGGGGAAATTGGAGAGGACACTCACCGCCTTGCCGCCCTCCGCTCACCACCGGCTGGAATGTCCGGCGACGGACCTCGTCCGATGGGTGGGTCCGCCCCTCGTCGTGGCAACCAACTGCGCCGGAGGCCGAAGGGGAGGAACAAGAGGAACAGGGGGTTTATGCCTCAGTGACATTCATGGGCTTTCTCATTGAAACACGGACTAACGGTTGCTGGGC is a window encoding:
- the LOC123045394 gene encoding uncharacterized protein, coding for MDVDRQETMEETILVGDDLMRGPPSPVVPKEIASHVLEGVELCDGILKNLFLCLQINDIEPFCQDEIVLYKQCAEKRDKEIRERLQDSEYKLGFSMPLEDAKERVTQLQSELTLLERRMILASGLPGMEGFRQRWSLHGQLGDTRKRLEALNSGMAKRESPSPPGEGTTPAVKKRWFF